In a single window of the Rattus norvegicus strain BN/NHsdMcwi chromosome 6, GRCr8, whole genome shotgun sequence genome:
- the LOC100912037 gene encoding nuclear nucleic acid-binding protein C1D-like, which translates to MDLSWRTARLHRDTVGAEEGCYSISVETVIRTHAREAKTVSWRHHCATSFPETGVHGIELVTMAGEEMNEDYPVEIHDSLTALESSLGAVDDMLKTMMSVSRNELLQKLDPLEQAKVDLVSAYTLNSMFWVYLATQGVNPKEHPVKQELERIRVYMNRVKEITDKKKAAKLDRGAASRFVKNALWEPKPKNTPKVANKGKSKH; encoded by the coding sequence ATGGATCTGAGTTGGAGGACAGCCAGACTACACAGAGacactgtgggagcagaggaaggatGTTACAGTATATCAGTAGAAACAGTTATAAGGACGCATGCGCGGGAGGCAAAAACCGTGTCATGGCGTCATCATTGCGCGACCTCTTTTCCGGAGACAGGCGTCCACGGTATTGAGTTGGTCACAATGGCaggtgaagaaatgaatgaagacTATCCCGTAGAAATTCACGATTCTTTGACAGCTCTGGAGAGCTCCCTGGGGGCGGTGGATGACATGCTGAAGACCATGATGTCTGTTTCTAGAAATGAGTTGTTGCAGAAGTTGGACCCACTGGAACAAGCAAAGGTGGATTTAGTTTCTGCATATACATTAAATTCAATGTTTTGGGTTTACTTGGCAACTCAAGGAGTTAATCCCAAGGAGCATCCAGTGAAGCAGGAGTTGGAAAGAATCCGAGTCTACATGAACAGAGTCAAAGAAATAACAGACAAGAAGAAGGCTGCCAAGCTGGACAGAGGGGCCGCGTCGAGATTTGTCAAAAATGCACTCTGGgaacccaaaccaaaaaacacaCCAAAAGTGGCTAATAAAGGGAAAAGTAAACACTAA